A genomic segment from Glycine soja cultivar W05 chromosome 18, ASM419377v2, whole genome shotgun sequence encodes:
- the LOC114394499 gene encoding uncharacterized protein LOC114394499 — MDRSWMRASRITADYGTGVEQFLQFTEMHAPSLHGKYFCPCVKCANGRHQTLSEIRSHLICHEKIPNYTNWIWHGELPDNPTLSHTEAIDVDTGCRIEEMIRDLGQDGFRQAHAPLYDKIENDSKTPLYSGCTTFTRLSAVLALVNLKARFGWSDKSFTELLVLLKKLLPEDNTLPKSQYEAKKILCPVGMEYQKIHACPNDCILYRNEYAKMRTCPTCGVSRYKVKNHEESDVATAENSHPAKVCWYLPIIPRFRQLFANRYDAKQLMWHVEGRKIDGLLQHPADSPQWKAFDALYPDFGNETRNLRLGLAFDGMNPFGNLSTSHSSWPVLLMIYNYVMLYS, encoded by the coding sequence atggatcgaagttggatgagaGCATCACGCATCACTGCTGATTATGGGACTGGGGTGGAACAGTTTCTCCAATTTACCGAAATGCATGCCCCCTCCTTGCACGGCAAATATTTTTGTCCATGTGTAAAATGTGCAAATGGTAGACACCAGACGCTAAGTGAAATAAGATCACATCTAATATGTCACGAGAAGATTCCAAATTACACAAACtggatatggcatggggaaTTGCCAGACAATCCAACATTGTCTCACACTGAGGCAATCGATGTAGATACGGGTTGTCGTATAGAAGAAATGATTCGCGACCTAGGGCAGGATGGTTTTCGACAAGCACATGCTCCTTTGTATGACAAAATAGAGAATGATTCAAAGACTCCTTTGTATTCTGGGTGCACAACATTCACAAGATTGTCTGCGGTCTTAGCTTTAGTCAACTTGAAGGCACGATTTGGCTGGAGTGACAAGAGCTTTACTGAATTGCTAGTGTTATTGAAAAAGTTGCTTCCTGAAGATAACACGTTGCCAAAGAGTCAATACGAGGCGAAGAAGATCTTATGTCCAGTGGGAATGGAGTACCAGAAAATCCATGCATGCCcaaatgattgcatattgtataGAAATGAGTATGCAAAAATGCGCACATGCCCAACATGTGGTGTATCCCGCTACAAGGTCAAAAACCATGAAGAGAGTGATGTTGCAACCGCAGAGAACAGTCATCCAGCAAAGGTttgttggtatcttccaataataccaaggtttagGCAATTGTTTGCTAATAGATATGATGCAAAACAGTTGATGTGGCATGTTGAAGGCAGAAAAATTGATGGATTGCTCCAACATCCGGCTGATAGTCCGCAATGGAAGGCATTCGATGCTTTGTATCCTGATTTTGGGAATGAGACCAGAAATCTAAGGCTTGGTCTTGCCTTCGATGGAATGAACCCTTTTGGTAACTTAAGCACCAGTCACAGTTCATGGCCTGTTTTGTTGATGATTTATAACTATGTTATGTTATATTCGTAA